The following are encoded in a window of Bacteroidota bacterium genomic DNA:
- a CDS encoding cyclic nucleotide-binding domain-containing protein, producing EFILEIAQQLRERIVAPNECIFKAGDFGKEVFFIAHGTVNIWDQSEEKVLNTLGKGNFFGEIALFKDLPRTATARANTYCDLYILNQHAFEEVFEGYPEIVKRIQLKAEQRSQRLL from the coding sequence AGAGTTTATCCTCGAAATTGCGCAGCAGTTACGCGAGAGGATTGTGGCGCCCAACGAGTGCATCTTTAAAGCAGGTGACTTTGGTAAAGAAGTCTTTTTTATCGCGCATGGGACCGTAAATATCTGGGACCAATCAGAGGAAAAAGTTCTCAACACCCTGGGCAAGGGTAATTTTTTTGGGGAAATTGCGTTATTCAAAGACCTGCCGCGCACAGCTACGGCCCGTGCAAATACATATTGCGACCTCTACATTCTAAATCAGCACGCGTTTGAAGAGGTATTTGAAGGTTACCCGGAAATAGTTAAGCGAATTCAATTGAAAGCAGAACAAAGGAGCCAGAGATTACTGTAA
- a CDS encoding aminotransferase class V-fold PLP-dependent enzyme gives MLACQKALFSLPNDAHYLNCAYMSPLTKQVEAAGIAGIQGKRMPADIKPADFFETVEATKAVFGKLINAPSDAIAVIGSASYGIATVANNVSLRPGQSIVMAGEQFPSNVYAWMRKAEATGAVIRAIQAPTDFNNRGALWNEAILDAITSDTAVVSMAHVHWADGTLFDLEAIGARAREVGAAFIIDGTQSIGALPFDVTALKPDALICAGYKWLMGPYSIGLAYYGPRFSAGIPIEENWITREGSEKFGGLVAYTNNYQPGATRFDVGEKSNFILLPMLHQALRHLQDWGIENIQQYCADLTKSFCKEIKTLGFAVESPRWRAHHLFGIRVREDLSMERLMSAINNANISVSTRGTAIRISPNVYNDAADLDALLRVIKQTIQQEAGQRTSLSMP, from the coding sequence ATGTTAGCCTGTCAGAAAGCTTTATTTTCTTTACCCAACGACGCGCATTACCTGAACTGTGCGTATATGTCACCTTTAACCAAACAGGTTGAAGCTGCAGGTATTGCCGGCATTCAAGGCAAACGCATGCCCGCAGACATCAAGCCAGCTGATTTTTTTGAGACGGTGGAGGCCACCAAGGCCGTCTTTGGCAAGCTTATTAATGCCCCGTCAGATGCGATTGCTGTCATTGGCTCAGCTTCCTATGGCATCGCTACAGTAGCCAACAACGTCAGCTTGCGGCCCGGGCAATCCATTGTAATGGCCGGCGAGCAATTCCCGAGCAATGTGTATGCCTGGATGCGCAAAGCCGAAGCCACCGGCGCGGTCATTCGGGCCATACAAGCACCAACAGACTTTAACAACCGCGGCGCTTTATGGAATGAAGCCATCCTGGACGCTATCACTTCGGATACAGCGGTCGTCTCGATGGCCCATGTGCATTGGGCAGATGGCACCTTATTTGACCTTGAGGCCATTGGCGCCCGGGCACGCGAAGTTGGTGCGGCATTTATCATCGACGGCACGCAATCAATTGGTGCTTTGCCTTTTGATGTTACAGCACTAAAACCCGACGCCCTCATTTGCGCCGGTTACAAGTGGCTTATGGGGCCATACAGTATCGGACTGGCATATTACGGCCCACGCTTTTCGGCCGGTATCCCGATCGAGGAAAACTGGATCACCCGGGAAGGCAGTGAAAAGTTTGGCGGCCTCGTGGCCTACACAAACAACTACCAACCCGGAGCTACCCGATTTGACGTGGGAGAAAAAAGCAACTTCATCCTGCTACCAATGCTGCATCAGGCCCTGCGCCACTTGCAAGACTGGGGCATCGAAAACATCCAGCAATATTGTGCAGATCTGACTAAATCGTTCTGCAAGGAAATCAAAACACTGGGCTTCGCAGTAGAATCGCCCCGCTGGAGAGCGCACCACCTTTTTGGGATTCGCGTTCGAGAAGATCTATCGATGGAACGACTGATGAGCGCAATAAACAACGCCAACATCAGTGTTTCAACGCGTGGAACGGCCATTCGGATTTCGCCGAATGTGTACAACGACGCCGCTGACCTAGACGCGCTTCTCCGGGTGATCAAACAAACGATCCAACAGGAAGCCGGACAGCGTACTTCGCTAAGCATGCCGTAA
- a CDS encoding outer membrane lipoprotein carrier protein LolA codes for MRHLIHKASFIALFIIVAFTGQQPLFAQSEAELIGRLRAKYDQVDLLKADFTQTITSPFGDVLPQNQGSLILEGNRYRVETDIQTFVTDGETTWIYDETEKQVLINDYVDDETTFSISSFLDNFHDDYEVLNSSLNYLNGTRHHELQLRAGSDETFFKEVTLWVRDTDHVITRLRVLDVNDAVLEFNLDEIELNPAIEGNPFNFVPPADAEVIDLRY; via the coding sequence ATGAGACATTTAATACATAAAGCTTCGTTTATCGCGCTGTTCATCATTGTAGCTTTTACTGGACAGCAACCGCTATTTGCGCAAAGTGAGGCAGAACTGATCGGCCGGCTCCGCGCAAAGTACGACCAGGTAGACTTACTCAAGGCAGATTTTACGCAAACCATCACTTCTCCGTTTGGTGATGTACTGCCCCAAAACCAGGGCTCCCTTATCCTGGAAGGCAACCGTTATCGCGTCGAAACCGATATCCAGACCTTTGTTACAGATGGGGAAACAACCTGGATTTATGACGAAACCGAAAAGCAGGTACTTATCAACGATTATGTTGATGACGAAACCACCTTCTCGATAAGCAGCTTCCTGGATAATTTTCACGACGACTACGAGGTACTGAACAGTAGCCTGAACTATCTGAATGGTACCAGGCACCATGAACTGCAACTACGCGCTGGCTCAGATGAAACCTTCTTCAAAGAAGTTACCCTCTGGGTGAGAGATACCGATCATGTGATTACGCGCTTGCGTGTATTAGACGTGAATGACGCAGTTCTGGAGTTCAATCTCGACGAAATCGAACTAAATCCAGCCATAGAAGGCAACCCGTTTAACTTTGTACCACCAGCAGATGCCGAAGTCATCGACCTGCGATACTAA
- a CDS encoding lysylphosphatidylglycerol synthase transmembrane domain-containing protein: MTGQIKKIAAYAVSIALGLFLLYLALQGVELDALKASIASASFIWIVPIVAAILISHALRAWRWQILLEALPDRQRKRELSSVPFRSAFLSLIIGYFANLLIPRIGEFARSASLSREQGIRFSGVFGTVVVERVVDMAVLVIGIFSLSVLFYDQFLFIQDRIFSPLVSMASQIPIAWTAAGLTGFGALGYVAFRTIKTSQSDKLLQIRRRLVSILNSFRDGMLTLLKAPRRGALVLSTVLMWFTYTLMAYLTFVMLDMHTTFELGWDGAWSIMIFGAIGFAVPAPGGTGSFHYITKLALVNLYFVDETMAVTYAIISHGLHVIVYTVAGVLALFLQGTSLQKLRNANMDKDTTP; encoded by the coding sequence GTGACAGGCCAGATAAAGAAGATAGCAGCATACGCAGTTAGTATTGCCCTTGGCCTATTCCTTCTCTATCTGGCTTTGCAGGGGGTCGAACTGGATGCGCTCAAGGCCTCCATTGCGAGTGCCTCTTTTATCTGGATTGTACCAATCGTTGCAGCCATTCTGATCAGCCATGCCCTGCGCGCCTGGCGCTGGCAGATTCTGCTGGAAGCATTGCCCGATCGACAACGGAAGCGCGAGCTTTCCAGTGTTCCGTTTCGCTCCGCATTTCTTTCGCTGATTATCGGCTATTTCGCAAACCTGTTGATTCCGCGCATTGGCGAATTTGCCCGCTCCGCAAGCCTTTCGCGCGAGCAAGGCATCCGGTTCAGCGGCGTATTCGGGACGGTTGTTGTCGAGCGCGTAGTTGACATGGCCGTGCTTGTTATCGGGATATTTAGCCTGAGTGTGCTTTTCTACGACCAATTCCTGTTTATCCAGGATCGCATTTTCTCTCCCCTGGTTTCTATGGCCAGCCAGATTCCTATTGCTTGGACCGCAGCCGGCCTAACCGGATTTGGCGCACTCGGCTATGTGGCATTCCGGACAATCAAGACCAGTCAGTCTGATAAACTGCTGCAAATTCGGAGGCGGCTGGTTTCCATATTGAATTCGTTTCGCGACGGCATGCTAACGTTGCTAAAGGCACCTCGGCGTGGTGCGCTGGTCCTGAGCACCGTACTGATGTGGTTCACCTACACCCTTATGGCCTACCTGACGTTTGTGATGCTAGACATGCACACCACATTCGAACTTGGGTGGGATGGTGCCTGGTCGATCATGATATTTGGAGCAATAGGGTTTGCCGTTCCTGCCCCGGGCGGCACAGGCTCTTTTCACTATATTACCAAACTTGCACTGGTCAATCTATATTTTGTCGACGAAACTATGGCTGTGACCTATGCAATCATTTCGCATGGATTACATGTGATCGTCTATACCGTTGCCGGTGTGCTGGCGCTCTTCCTCCAGGGAACCAGCTTACAAAAACTGCGCAACGCCAATATGGACAAAGATACAACACCATGA
- a CDS encoding M1 family aminopeptidase, whose amino-acid sequence MKRVCKLKYRPAHLLAIVLFLFHGVLPLYAQSQLRASVTSLITEKTLQETLPAIASARDDSLIQHPIFSAPLHEPITSGFDQEHIRLALRFEPEAGRIFGVAKLRIRPSIDSLNTLRLAADGIEVYGVQVGVLDSLKIDAPYADTADGLLDVQLDSLQVRGVPFEIQITYRANPKAGMYFRDVNKADTSHQVHIWTDGTNKGNSYWIPLLNNPTDRLTSEIIATLPPALDVLSNGRKTEQMETDDGMSLFHFVQDQSHNPADIGLYVGRFQKATQTIRLKNGFSVGIEHWTAADQAEAAATSLQEIPDILFFLSDKLDFTYPWPGYTQLIFKDEYLPDLSYTGFTVFNDRILVDERAQLDQANTLQLATNLAKQWYGHLISIDHWSDVWLTESLSSFLGLMFLKSTQGDATYYSHLHQLAGAYFDEAASYQRPLVWNQWYTKENLLDNHTHAKGVWFFHALMSTMGEEQFWEFLQSFTRTQAFQTTNTDKLLNTLTQASGEPFDAFFDHWLYSAGHPAIDLNYQYDLVSESLYVSVEQLQEGYLVPPVFQLDVPIETYSLAGPTRTPLQITDRDQLFSLPLTIQPRYVQLDPDNTLLSNISVTQSANAWVSQLRYASHPLSQLTAVQALEAYADDPALFIGLQSALKSRPIPIVRAAIIKLIAKLPPSDATKRTLLETYDADDSPLVKQAVLTGLEKFEDKADLTILAMEAAQAATSYHLQAQAVMSLIKIQAPNAEDLLQSALITPSYKDLIRQAALRSVQYTAMNTRDRVKLATDFSRPSHAVEVRFAAMEILAELAALENKRSRSALLDLLDDNQVLVRKRAAKLIGTLGQPDDLKSLEKRLNKEFNPFVIDTLKDAIRALSPASEATASM is encoded by the coding sequence ATGAAACGCGTTTGTAAACTGAAATACCGCCCTGCGCATTTATTGGCAATCGTGCTGTTTCTCTTTCACGGGGTCTTGCCGCTATACGCACAGTCACAATTACGTGCTTCTGTAACGTCTCTGATTACTGAAAAGACACTACAAGAAACACTGCCGGCTATCGCATCTGCGCGGGACGACTCCCTGATCCAACATCCTATTTTCTCAGCACCGCTACACGAGCCCATTACATCAGGATTTGATCAGGAGCACATTCGGCTTGCCTTACGATTTGAACCAGAAGCAGGTCGAATTTTTGGCGTCGCCAAGCTACGTATTCGACCCAGTATCGATTCGCTTAATACGCTGCGCCTTGCAGCAGATGGTATTGAAGTTTATGGTGTTCAGGTAGGTGTACTCGACTCGCTCAAAATTGACGCACCATATGCGGACACGGCGGATGGCCTGCTGGATGTGCAGCTCGACTCCCTGCAGGTTCGGGGCGTCCCATTCGAGATTCAAATTACGTACAGGGCCAACCCGAAGGCCGGCATGTACTTTCGTGATGTCAACAAAGCTGATACGTCGCACCAGGTGCATATCTGGACTGACGGCACCAACAAGGGCAACAGTTACTGGATTCCACTGCTCAACAACCCGACAGACAGGTTAACTTCGGAAATTATTGCCACGCTACCACCAGCGCTCGATGTTCTGTCCAATGGGCGTAAAACCGAACAAATGGAAACGGATGATGGCATGTCGCTTTTCCATTTTGTACAAGATCAATCCCACAACCCCGCAGATATAGGCCTCTACGTCGGACGGTTTCAGAAAGCCACGCAGACCATTCGACTAAAAAATGGCTTTTCCGTGGGCATTGAACACTGGACCGCAGCTGATCAGGCAGAGGCAGCTGCTACTTCCCTGCAGGAAATACCAGACATCTTGTTCTTCCTGTCAGACAAACTGGACTTCACCTACCCCTGGCCAGGATATACGCAACTCATTTTTAAAGATGAGTATTTACCAGACCTGAGCTATACCGGGTTTACCGTATTCAACGATCGGATACTCGTTGATGAGCGTGCGCAACTCGACCAGGCTAACACATTACAACTGGCAACAAACCTAGCCAAACAGTGGTATGGTCACCTGATTAGTATCGATCACTGGTCAGATGTCTGGCTCACAGAAAGTCTCTCCTCGTTTCTGGGTTTGATGTTCTTAAAATCGACGCAGGGAGATGCGACATACTACAGCCACCTGCATCAGCTGGCCGGCGCGTACTTCGATGAGGCAGCATCCTATCAGCGCCCGCTGGTTTGGAATCAGTGGTACACAAAAGAAAACTTGCTCGACAACCACACACACGCTAAAGGCGTATGGTTTTTTCATGCCTTGATGTCCACTATGGGCGAGGAGCAGTTTTGGGAATTCCTGCAATCATTCACGCGTACGCAGGCATTTCAGACGACCAACACAGACAAGCTACTAAATACGCTAACCCAGGCAAGTGGCGAACCTTTTGATGCATTTTTCGATCACTGGCTTTACAGCGCGGGACACCCAGCTATCGATCTTAATTACCAATATGACCTTGTATCGGAAAGCCTGTATGTATCTGTAGAACAGTTGCAGGAAGGCTATCTAGTGCCTCCTGTGTTCCAGTTGGACGTGCCAATAGAAACGTATTCGCTGGCCGGCCCAACACGGACGCCGCTGCAGATTACAGATCGCGACCAGCTCTTTTCGTTACCCCTTACGATACAGCCGCGATACGTCCAGCTAGATCCCGACAACACCTTGCTCTCGAACATCAGCGTGACGCAATCTGCCAATGCCTGGGTCTCACAGCTTCGCTATGCATCACACCCGTTGAGTCAGCTTACAGCTGTGCAAGCACTTGAAGCTTATGCAGATGACCCTGCGCTGTTTATAGGACTCCAAAGCGCGCTGAAGTCGCGCCCTATTCCAATCGTACGTGCAGCGATCATCAAGTTGATCGCCAAACTCCCTCCTTCAGATGCAACCAAAAGAACACTGCTTGAGACTTACGATGCGGATGACTCACCGCTCGTAAAGCAAGCTGTGCTGACAGGCTTAGAAAAATTCGAAGACAAAGCCGACTTGACCATCCTTGCCATGGAGGCTGCACAGGCGGCGACCAGCTACCACTTACAGGCCCAGGCCGTCATGAGTCTGATTAAAATACAGGCGCCCAATGCGGAGGATCTCCTGCAATCTGCGCTCATAACGCCCTCCTACAAAGATCTCATTCGGCAAGCAGCCCTTCGATCCGTCCAGTACACGGCAATGAATACGCGGGACCGCGTGAAACTGGCGACAGATTTCAGCCGGCCTAGTCACGCTGTTGAAGTCCGGTTTGCAGCCATGGAAATTCTTGCCGAACTTGCTGCACTCGAGAACAAACGCTCCCGTTCAGCCTTGCTCGATTTACTTGACGACAACCAGGTTTTAGTCCGTAAAAGGGCAGCAAAACTCATCGGCACACTGGGCCAACCCGACGATCTCAAATCCCTCGAAAAACGACTAAACAAAGAGTTTAACCCCTTTGTTATAGATACACTTAAAGATGCAATAAGGGCCCTTTCCCCTGCTTCAGAAGCTACAGCATCCATGTAG
- the rlmB gene encoding 23S rRNA (guanosine(2251)-2'-O)-methyltransferase RlmB — translation MALILGRKPVREALEASSQIDKVLINKAARGEDIDVIRRLASGQTIPFQFVPEAKLNRLAPNANHQGVIATMAPVAFQDVDDLLSSIAPTLDDVRAKKPTLLMLDGIEDPHNFGAILRSALAAGVAGVIIPTRHMAQLNEATLKTSAGAALRIPIARVKKLSDTLVQLKERGYWVVGADASGEVAFGAYDWDQPVVVVMGSESKGMRPDVKKACDTVVSIPMYGPMESLNVSVATALLVFKAAECKQTPAT, via the coding sequence ATGGCGCTCATATTGGGTCGTAAACCCGTCAGGGAAGCACTCGAAGCCAGTAGCCAAATAGACAAGGTGCTGATCAATAAGGCAGCCAGGGGGGAAGATATAGACGTTATTCGTCGATTGGCTTCGGGACAAACCATCCCATTTCAGTTTGTGCCTGAAGCAAAGTTGAACCGGCTCGCACCAAACGCCAACCATCAGGGCGTAATTGCAACGATGGCGCCTGTTGCTTTCCAGGATGTAGATGATCTACTGAGTAGTATTGCCCCCACGTTAGACGATGTGCGGGCTAAAAAACCGACGTTGTTGATGCTTGACGGCATCGAAGACCCACATAATTTTGGAGCAATCCTGCGTAGTGCGCTGGCAGCGGGCGTGGCCGGCGTGATTATTCCAACGCGTCACATGGCACAATTGAACGAAGCAACTTTGAAAACAAGTGCCGGTGCTGCACTGCGTATTCCTATCGCGCGCGTCAAGAAACTGTCAGACACGCTGGTACAACTAAAGGAACGGGGGTACTGGGTTGTAGGTGCAGACGCAAGCGGAGAGGTGGCTTTTGGCGCGTACGACTGGGATCAACCCGTTGTAGTTGTTATGGGGAGCGAGTCTAAAGGCATGCGACCGGACGTAAAAAAGGCCTGTGACACAGTTGTGTCTATTCCAATGTATGGGCCAATGGAGTCCTTAAATGTATCAGTTGCTACGGCGCTTCTCGTTTTTAAAGCTGCTGAATGTAAGCAGACCCCGGCCACATAA
- a CDS encoding prolipoprotein diacylglyceryl transferase family protein — protein MYPYLSDLFKDFLGIELPLPIYSFGAMVALGAMVAAWLLGKELDRYYRAGLINGVKMPAEMTKKEAGKKGGKSRGGQRRAGRKLVTVSPSYAVWTVTIVALVSGFAGAKIFHALENLDKFAADPLGMLFSSGGFTFYGGLLVGTISVIWYLRKKDLSVPVFADSLAPGLMIAYGIGRMGCHLAGDGDWGIAANLALQPSWMPDWLWAETYPSNILGRDLSAAPVYPTPIYEFFAALVIFAILWSLRKHPFVSGWLFFVYLMFNGVERFLIEKLRVNNVFDLFGMDVTQAEIIASLIFLTGLIGVIKTSKKRIDQKSEAPTDGAHIGS, from the coding sequence ATGTACCCCTACCTGAGTGATCTTTTTAAAGATTTTCTTGGCATAGAGTTGCCGTTACCCATTTACTCTTTTGGCGCCATGGTGGCATTGGGAGCCATGGTCGCGGCATGGTTGCTCGGTAAAGAGCTTGATCGCTACTACAGAGCCGGCCTAATTAATGGTGTCAAGATGCCGGCCGAAATGACCAAGAAGGAGGCTGGTAAGAAAGGTGGCAAAAGTAGAGGCGGGCAACGACGAGCAGGGCGGAAACTTGTTACAGTATCACCATCTTATGCCGTTTGGACTGTGACCATTGTTGCGCTGGTTTCTGGGTTCGCCGGAGCAAAAATATTTCATGCCCTGGAAAACCTTGACAAATTTGCCGCTGACCCGCTCGGGATGCTCTTCTCATCAGGTGGGTTTACGTTCTATGGGGGATTGCTGGTCGGTACAATTTCTGTGATTTGGTATCTGCGAAAAAAAGATCTTTCTGTACCCGTCTTTGCAGACTCACTGGCGCCCGGTTTGATGATTGCTTATGGAATTGGCCGTATGGGTTGCCATCTTGCTGGCGATGGAGATTGGGGAATTGCCGCGAATCTCGCGCTACAGCCGTCCTGGATGCCCGATTGGCTCTGGGCAGAGACCTATCCGAGCAACATTTTGGGCCGCGATCTATCCGCTGCACCTGTGTATCCTACACCCATCTATGAGTTTTTTGCAGCCCTCGTTATTTTTGCAATACTTTGGAGCCTCCGCAAACATCCGTTTGTGAGTGGCTGGCTGTTTTTTGTTTACCTGATGTTCAATGGTGTTGAACGGTTTCTGATAGAGAAACTTCGCGTAAACAATGTCTTTGATCTGTTTGGTATGGATGTGACGCAGGCAGAAATTATCGCAAGTTTGATTTTTCTTACAGGCTTGATCGGTGTCATCAAAACGAGTAAAAAAAGGATTGACCAAAAAAGCGAAGCCCCAACAGATGGCGCTCATATTGGGTCGTAA